Genomic window (Xenopus laevis strain J_2021 chromosome 3S, Xenopus_laevis_v10.1, whole genome shotgun sequence):
ACGTATAATAGGTCTGTGCCTTTAGctggctaaggatgctgggagttgtagttgtagcATCTGTGAGGCAGAGGTAGGAATAGTATTTGGTTTTATCCTGAATGACGATTGCTTGTACCCATACACAGTACTTGTCTTGTGGGGCTCATTGGTGGGTGTATAGGGTCGCGCTGATTGATACGTCGGGCTGTATTAGTCACACATGCACCTCTCTTCCCTATTAGGGGTGGGATTTCTACGGCCCTGTCGGACAAGCGAAAGCAGCACCAGAACAAGAGGAAGAACATTTCCAGCGCAGACGAGAGCCACCTTAAAAGCTTTCCCTGCAAGAAGTTCAAGGAGGTGAGTTTGTGCCTCATGGATGTAACTTCATCCAACACACTGAGATGGACCTTCCATTTATTTCCCCCATAGTTACCCCCCCCAATATGCCATGTctgacttaaaggataagtaaacctttaaaataagtgaatgtaaaattgatgagggggctattctaagcacttttgtcatttacattcattatttattttgttttgattccaagatattaaaggatacatgtacttccttgactacttgctggtcagactggtgggaaactgaccagcaggtggcgctgttgtaacaaaattcattcattaacagcacatgtatcccttaatatcttggaattaaaagaaaataaataatgaataaaaatgacaaaaatgcttagaatatcactctcatcaattttacattcacttattttaaaggtttacttatcctttaagctcaACAGTTAGCAGTGCTGCCAATACAGACACAGGCTGGCTATTGAGGACTGGTGCTCATATGCTTTTTTCTTGTGTTTCTCAGGGTTCCTGTGAGTTAGGAGACAACTGCCGGTACTCTCACAACCCACCAGATGAAACACAGGAAGAATCCCTCACAACCAAGGATGGAGCCCCTTCCTAATCCTTCCCCTGCGGTGGAGAAATGTGGACGTGTTATGAGTTCTGTTAGCGAGCAAGTCACTAGGAGCCGCAGGCCTCGTCCCTATAAAAGAGGAAAGACAAGACTTAGCAGATACCAGGAAGATTGTTTATTGCTAAGgagatttattttattcaaaatccCAGGAGACGACGCACTCCATGGTTATGTTGGGTGCTGGAGAAATACAGGTGTAAAGATACAATGTCCCCTATTTGAGTTTATTTCCCCTTCAGCTGTACAGTATGAAACTGCATATGTGCATTTATACATAGGGATGGGAGCTTCCATATTCTTTCCCTTAACATGGGTGCTGTCAGTGGACATCAGTACAGGGTTAAATACATGAGCAGATATTTTCCTCAGCTATGTGGGTTGTTAATATGAACTGAGAGTCTGTCTCAGACAAGGCATATGTGTAAAGGAGCAGAGTGGGATACTCCGTGCTGACAATAAGCCTTGGCTTTGTGCTGAATTTCAAGAAAGCAAATGCTTGATCACCCCTGCTtagaagtaaacctttaaaataagtgtaaaattgatgagggggcttttgtaatttacattcattatttattttctttttactccaagatattaagggatacatgtactgttaatatgaatgacttttgttacaacagcgccacctgctggtcagtttcccaccagtctgaccagcaagtagtcaaggaagttgtcaggagaaagaaagaggctgctctgatgttcttctgcttaggaaagatgtgagaaaggtttataattcttttcctaagcagaagaacattagagcagcctctttctttctcctgacaacttccttgactacttgctggtcagactggtgggaaactgaccagcaggtggcgctgttgtaacaaaattcattcatattaacagcacatgtatcccttaatacagGGGTGCCGAAGACTTCGATCGCGGTCTACCAGTCGATCAATTCAAAGTTCCTGGTAGACCGTGACTGCTCCTTTAAATGCTCACGGCAGGGCAGAGTGGGCAGTAATTATTCAGTCACAAAACCGGCTGTCAGCGGCGCATGGCGAGTTCGGGGACTGAGACAATCTGCTGCAGGCTACACTCACTGACACACCATGTACTTGTATAGGACAGCCTGGCAAAAGTTGGCAGCTGTAGACAGAAGCAGTGGCAGCAATGCTCCATCTCAGCAGGCTCCTGAGCTGGCCATCCCTTCATTCAATGCCTTCTGCAGTCAGCAGTGGGGAGTAGGAGCAGCAGCTCCAGCACGGACCTTACTGTACCGACAACCAAATGATTGGCTGCAGGAGCAGGAAAACCGGCGTTGCTGCACGCCTTGTGCCTTCTTGCGAACAGGAGCAACCCGGTACCCTGCCAAGAAAAGTGCTCTGCCGATTCCAAGCTAGTTTAATTCTCAGGGGCACTGGGGCACATGGAGAATGTCTTCTCCATGGTCCAAGTTGGCAGCTGCTGgcttcatttatttttcacccTGCAGGCAGTTGAGGCCAAGGTGCAAGGAATCTCTTTGATCTCTAAGCAGCTGAGGCTGTCTTCGCACCATTTGTCTGATAGACAGGACCACTGTATCCAcaaggtgtgtatatatatatatatatatatatatatggaccgtACCCTAACCAGAGACCAAAATCGTTTTCAGGATCACCGTGAGTACATTCAAATCAGGCCAAAACCGGAAACTGCAGCTAAGCCATGGCCTCCTCAGGGTGTCTCCGAGTAAAAGCCAAGGGAATATCTACTCAAACTTGAAGCTATAGGAGCAAATTAAAGGACAGTCCATCTTGCTGTGCTGCAGTCTAACTAGCGTTGATTATTTTCTGTTCTGACTCCTTACTTAAAAGttgcagcaacatttttcttAAACATTCTTTAACTGATTACTTTCTATATGtctaattctgggggtattatacatggtattGGCTCTCTACCATCCTGATATGAGTTCTGGGGAATTTATAGATGGAATTGCCTCTGTACATTCTGCTGAGTTCTTAAGGTAGATCTCATGATGGCGTCAGGTGGCAAAGTCTGAGCACCCCTGCCTTAATATCTttgaatttaaagaaaataaatagtgaatgtaaattacaaaagtgtttcgaatagcccctcatcaattttacatagggatgcacagaatccaggatttggtttggggttCAGCCAGgactcggcctttttcagcaggattcggctgaatccttctgcctgaaccgaattctaatttaaatatgcaagttaggggcggggagggaaacagtgtgacctttttgtcacaaaacaaggaagtaaaaaaatgttttccccttatgattagtttcagtatttggctgaatctttctcaaaggattcgggcgaatccaaaattgtggattcggtgcatccctagttttatattcttattttaaaggtttacttatcctttaagggaagATTGTACCTTGTAAAATGAAAATCCTATTGCTGAGCAAATGTTACTCTTAAAAAACTGGAACactaaaaaacattattaaaaaatccattctacccacactaataatagatctaccctgcataaagtttattaatatcaacgctttattaaaaaaaatactgtgagaAAAACACTGCTTTCTGTTTACTGAAAAATGGCGATAGGACGACTCACTCTGCAGGATCTGCGCTCCACATCTTCCCTGTTAATGAACGGCAAGTCTATATCCTTGATTATACCAAACAGGAAGTGGTAAAGCAGGAGAATTGGTTCATATATGGATTAGCCGCTCTGCATGGATCTGTGAGAGTCAGGGAGGACATAAGCCTAGCCAGTTGTGTGGTTTTTGGGAGAGGTTTGATCTCGGCTTGGTGCCAAGACCTCATTGAAATCGCCTGCTATAATCACTAGCGCATGTGGGTACAGGGTCAGCTGATCTGATAGTGTTCGTATAACCTCTGAGTCAAAAGGGGGGGGTGTGGATATTAGCAAGTAATACCTCACAGGTGTGTATGTAGCAGGGCAGAAACAGGTACCTTCCCTTgagtgttaaaggataagtaaacctttaaaataagtgaatgtaaaattgatggggggctattctaagcacttttgtcatttacattatttattttcttttgattccaagatattaagggatacatgtactgttaatatgaatgagtagtcaaggaagttgtcaggagaaagaaagaggctgatgttcttctgcttaggaaagatgtgagaaaggtttctaattcttttccttagcagaagaacatcagagcagcctctcttTCTTTAAAGTATTGGCTGAGCGTATCTCTGCCATCGTGTAGTGTAGCGTGGGCTCTGCTCTGGGTGTAGGTGGGTCAGCTTTGGGCAATGTCAGTACTGGATGCTCACTGCCCTCTGTGCCTGTTGGGGAGCTGGGGTTGCTCACGACCTGTTCCGAGGAGCCGACATTTTGGGAGGCTTCCCGGGCAAACTTCTCTAGCCGAGCCAAGGTATTGAGTGCTCGCTTGTGTGCTGTGCCCCATTAGTTGTCTCTGGGGTAGGGGTCGCCAAGCGGGTTCTTCTGGCTATGTTTTTGGTGTATTTTGCAGATGAATCAGGATATTTACAGGGTATTTTTTGGCGGAGCTCCTGCTGGTGCGTGCGTCCACATCAGTGGTCAGACCAAGCCCAcccgggttgttcacctttgagttaacttttagtatgaagtagagagggatattctgagacaatttgcagctgtttttaattttttattatttgtggcttttcagttatttagctttttattcagcagctctccagtttgtaatttcagcagtctggttgctagggtgcaaattacctcagcaaccatgcactgatataaataagtgactgtaatatgaataggacagggctgaatagaaggatcagtaataaaaaatttgtagccttacagagcatttgttttttagatggggtcagtgacccccatttgaaagctggaaagaagtcaGATGATAAAgagaactatatataaaaaaaaaaaaatgaataccaattgaaacgttacttagaattggacattctataatatactaaacgttaaccACCCCTTTTTCAGCCTTTTAATCAATATTTAACTACTAATAGCAAGCTTGGCTTACTTGGCAGTTATTTTTGAAGACCCAAAGTTATCAGTGAACCTGTCtatggactttatatatatatatatatatatatatatatatatatatatatatatatatatatatatatatatatatatatatatatatatatatatatatatatatatatatatatatatatatatatatatatatatatatatatatatatttcttgtattCAGCTAATCCTGGGGCTGCGGACACTCTATTGAGCCAAAAGTCTGGTAATAgaagtctaaaaaaaaacaaatacgcCAGAAACtgctagaaatagaaaatgaacatATTGAATGAATTTGGGTCAATTTACATCAATTCAACTTTTACTGCTAAGGATGTAGAATCTACGTTGTTGACAAGTTATATGTTCTCCACAGGGATTTCATTTTTGTGGATTCCATTCCTGCTGGCAGTAAAAGAGATAAACGGTTGTTACTGCAGTAACTGATCCTAAAAGAACGACTTGGCTACAGATTGAGAGCAGCAGCAAAGACTCCTTCACAGACTCAAATATCTCCGGAATCAGTCTATTTATTGAGAAAAGACCCCCAAACCTGGGGCCTGACAGACAGTATAGATTCCCCGGATGAATAGTCCTACCAGGGAGGTGACATGGGCTGTGGGTTCTGTAGATAAGACATTACTACAGCAGAGATGGATAACCTGGGGGGAAACAATACATTGATTATTATTAATTAGCGCTGGAATACCAAGAATCTCCATCCCTATTCCAAGCCCCAGTGGCACTCGATCAGGGACAATTATGTCTCAATAACCCATCTCTTTACCCAGCTTCTAGATTTCATCATTCCAGCCTCACAGTTCCCTCTACCCAGCTTTACCCCTGCCCCCTCCATTACTCCCTCCCTGGTCTCTCTTCTCCACAATTCCTTCTCCTCATTAACCCAACAACTACATTTCCCTGGTCTCTCTCTAACCCACAATATTTATCTTCTCTTGAAATCTCTCTATATATTCTTATCCATACTGTACTTCCACCCCCTTTTcaccataaaggaacagtaacaccaaaaaatgaaagtggtttgtAAGTAAAGTAATAAGAATATAATGTACACCCTGCTTttgtaaaacttgtgtgttttctttagaaagactactatagtttatataaacaagctgctgtgtagccatggggcagccattcaagcacaggatacacagtagataacagataagtactactatagtttctataaacaagctgctgtgtagccatgggggcagccattcaagcacatgatacacagtagataacagataagtactactatagtttctataaacaagctgctgtgtagccatgggggcagccattcaagcacaggatacacagtagataaaataagttctgtagtatagaatgggattcttcaggatttatctgttatctactatgtatcctgttctgaatggctgcccccatggctacacagcagcttgtttatataaactatagtagtacttatctgttatctaatgtgtatcctgtgcttgaatggctgcccccatggctacacagcagcttgtttatataaactatagtagtacttatctgttatctactgtgtatcctgtgcttgaatggctgcccccatggctacacagcagcttgtttatataaactatagtagtatttatctgttatctactgtgtatcctgtgcttgaatggctgcccccatggctacacagcagcttgtttatataaactatagtagtatttatctgttatctactgtgtatcctgtgcttgaatggctgcccccatggctacacagcagcttgtttatataaactatagtagtacttatctgttatctactgtgtatcctgtgcttgaatggctgcccccatggctacacagcagcttgtttatataaactatagtagtacttatctgttatctactgtgtatcctgtgcttgaatggctgcccccatggctacacagcagcttgtttatataaactatagtagtacttatctgttatctactgtgtatcctgtgcttgaatggctgcccccatggctacacagcagcttgtttatataaactattgtagtacttatctgttatctactgtatatcctgtgcttgatccattaaaatactttaattttttggtgttactgttcctttaaattagccATAGCCCTGAAGTAAGCAAGTCCCCAGTTTCCTTTGGCCTCCTGTAGGACTTACATAAAGCTGCTCATCATTTGCTTTGTGTCTTCGGAGCTGCGAGAATTGGCGAAACTGATAAAGGAGCAATACACTGCAATCCATGCACACCACTTCAGCTAATAAGGGTGAGAAATTTGAAACAATTAGTATGTATTTAATGCAGAATTAAACATATGTGTATCAAGAGTTTATCCGTATAAATGTATGTGAGTCAGAAAGAGGATGCTATTAAAAGGAATTTAGAtacaaacaacatggcagcttccATCCATTTACTTGGTCTGCACATATGACGCAGCATGTATGAACAGGATAGGATTtttctcttaaaggataagtaaacctataaaataagtgaCTATAACATTGACaaggggggctattctaagcacttttgtcatttacattcattatttattttcttttaattccaagatattaagggatacatgtgctgttaatatgaatgaattttgttacaacagcgccacctgctggtcagtttcccaccagtctgaccaccaagtagtcatggaagttgtcaggagaaagaaagaggctgatgttcttctgcttaggaaagatgtgagaaaggtttctaattgttttcctaagcagaagaacatcagagcagtctctttctttctcctgacaacttccttgactacttggtggtcagactggtgggaaactgactataaaaatgatatattaaaattcattcatattaacagtacatgtatcccttaatatcttggaataaaacataaataaataatgaatgtaaagtacaaaagtgcttagaatagcactttcaacaattttacatatattacatcacttatttttattacatcacttattttaaaggtttgcttatcctttaaaggggttgttcaccttcaaacactttttccagttcagttggtttcagatacatcaccaaaataaagactttttccaattacttattttctatgtgtaactgttttcctaatattgaagtgtaacgtgtcatttttcaccttctaaagctctgagaggggggggtcgccgaccctgtaagggtagagacacatggtcagatttgggaAAATCTGTCGCCCGGcgacacatctcctcttcttcggggcgactaattccccccaaaatgccttcctgccagctagaatgtaaatcgccagtggggtggcactcggagcacttcattttcgcACAAagcctcacgaggaatcttcgggcgagttcggaaaacgaagcggtccgagtgccatcccgacggctATTTAtactctagccggcgggaaggcaggggaaagcagtttggggagataattgcaccaaagaagaggagattagttgccgggcaactaatctccccgaatctgaccatgtgtctctgcactaaactgttctaaattgatacatttagttgatccatttcttatgtttgtccctgctgagcagaatccctgagtttcattacaggcaactgttagacttgatacaatagttgctgatactccagagatgctgctgagaaatggatcaaccaaTTGTACCAACTAAATGAATCGActaaatgaatcaactaaatgtatcaactaaatgtatcaactaaatgaatcaactaaatgtatcaactaaatgtatcaactaattgtatcaactaattgaatCAACTAATTGAATCAACTAATTGAATCAACTAATTGAATCAACTAattgaatcaactaaatgtatcaactaaatatatcaaattgtaacagttcagaatctgctcctggatcactgagctgccagactcaaacaataGAGACATAAAtattaaacttgaattttgggaaaaaactgtaaaaaaaataaaagatggaaagcaattaaaaaacttgtgtttttggtgaacaatttgaaaacaactcaactgaacaTAAGTATTTGGAAAAACCCTTTTAAGGGTCAGTGCGCACgaacagattcggggagatttagtcgcctggcgaataatcgcctcttcttctaggcaacaatctccccgaactgcctaagTGTGTCTTCccgtccactataatgaaaagtcgcctgcactaaagcacacgcggcacttcgttttccgaagttgcctcacggggaaaactttatgactttggaaaacgaagtgtcgcatgtgctttagcgcaggcgacttttctcccggaatctgctcgtgtggactgacccttatgCAAACAATCTCTGATCCTCCAGGCACTAATCCTAGCTCAGCGTGTGCTATAAAGCCCCAGCTATACAACACTATCTGGCTACGTCTAAACGGTGTATGATAATAGGATTATCCCTCCTGCAATCCAATTTATGCTGCTCCTAATATCTTCATAGACTGTAAACTCTAGGGTAGAAGCAGACAACTTTATCGCCCCAGATTACatagaactacaattcccagcagtttGCAGTTGACTGATCTCCACAGATACTTAAAGAAAGCCATAATCTTGCCCATTACTTACCTTAAGCATGAGGCCACACATACTGAATATCATCCCCAGCAGGTTCATATAATCCGGTGTAGGATCATCTAGAGTAGGGGAGCTCTCTGTGGTTGGGGCTTTGTACCTATGCAAATACAAGTTTATTAGGATTAGGGGAATCTAGTGTGCGCTTTACACGTCTTCATTATATATTCTCTCCAGAAGTTGCCTTCTCTTATCCCATccttacacttaaaggagaactaaaccctaacaatgaatacggtttaaaatggcatcttttatatagtgaacttactgcacgaggctaaagtttgagcttgtcaatagcaacaatgatccaggacttcaaacttgtcacagggggtcaccatcttggaaagtgtctgtgacactcacatgctcagtgggctctgattggctgttgagaagctaagcttagggctcgtcactaattatccagcagaaaatgagcttccctggctgtaatataagctgatgctacaggtttgctgattattcaattctgatgctaattgcactggtttctgtgctgccatgtagtaattatgtgtattaattactaatcagccttatattgtgacatttctattctatgtgtactgtatattgtgagtggctccctaagctcagtaagtgacagcagcacagagcatgtgcagtgaatcagcagaaaagaagatggggagctactggggcatctttggagacacagatctttactgctaaagggctgtggttgccttgggctggtacagaagcacaaaacatcatgtacaacatttctacctacttctttagttaggttttagttctcctttaaactgcccCATTCAACTGCAAAGCTCCCCTCTCGCTAATTCTGAAGACTGACGAGTCTTCGTGTAGAGTTCAGATTTAGTCTATAGGTGTTGGACATGTGTGTAAACCACATTAAAGCTCAAGGACCCCTCTATAAAACACATAATTCCCCTTTGCAACTGGACCAGCCTGGGCAAGTCCATTGAATAAGCTACACGCCCATAATACATTAACTCCTGTGGTTATATCATATAGCAACTCTATTGGTTTTAACTGTATTCTCTGGCAATTAATTGAAATGGATGACGAATGTGTCTCTTACAGCTGTGGTTGAACTAGAAGTCTCAGTGATGTCAGGTTTAGTTCATATATAGAGGGAGGGAAGTTTtagcatataaatataatacagggCATATTATCGAGTTACACGTAGAAGGAACCTCGCCCAGACAAACCCCTTTCTTTCCAACGCCAAAACCAGCCCTGAGCACTGGTAGAGTAAAGCTATGGCTGCTGGGCAGCTGCTTCATTCTAGGGAACAAGTATAAAACGTCCCATTGCCTCACCGGTTTATTTTCCCCGGTCTCCTCGGGTCGTTCGCTCCGTTACCCGTCATCTCTCGCTGGATTTTGGCTTAACAGGAAGCGTCTAATCCTGATTCTAGTGATGACCCAAGACAGCTGCTC
Coding sequences:
- the wdr83os.S gene encoding PAT complex subunit Asterix, coding for MTGNGANDPRRPGKINRYKAPTTESSPTLDDPTPDYMNLLGMIFSMCGLMLKLKWCAWIAVYCSFISFANSRSSEDTKQMMSSFMLSISAVVMSYLQNPQPMSPPW